From the genome of Merismopedia glauca CCAP 1448/3:
TCTTTTAACGTTTAACTAAAAATTAAGCGTATTCCCATTCATAATTGACTATTTTCTCGATCACAATGACCGATCCAGTAACCTCCCTTTTCGATCAAGCTGTGGAACGCTATCAGCAAGGTGAAAGTCCCGATCTGCTTGTTCCTGTATTCCAAGAGATTTGCCAGAAGGCTCCCAAAAACTCTCCAGCTTGGACTTGCTTGGCTTGGTTATATTTGCTAAATAACCAGCCCACCTTGGCTGTCAAAGCCGCTCAAAAAGCTGTGAAGCTAAATCCTACAGACGCTCAAAGTCGGGTAAATCTGGCACTGGCGCTTTTAGAAACTAAAGCTTCTGGAGTCAGAGAACATATTGAATTTGCCGATAAGTTAATCATGATTGATGAAGAAACTAAACAGGAAATTCAAAACAATATCGCTGACGGATTCAAGCGCAAACCCGATTGGTCTGCCTTACAAAAGGTGAAAGACTGGTTATTTTAGAAGGAAGAAGGAGTAGGGAAGAAGGAAGAAGGGGGACAAGGGGGACAAGGAGGACAAGGAAGCTAGATGATTCCCAATGCCCAATTCCCAATGCCCAATGCCCAATGCCCAATTCCCAATTCCCAATTCCCGACTCCCGATTCCCAATTCCCGACTCCCGATTCCCAATGCCCAATGCCCAATCCCATCCCCAATCCCTAAGATGTCTGTAACTAAAGTTCCATTAATCGGTCTGAAGGCTGATGGGTTTCGCCATCCTCTAGATTTGCAAGCTACGGCTGCGCTCAAGCAACTACCAGGACTAGATCTGATGATTCGGAACTTTCTTGGCTCTATCGGAGAACAGTTTTATTATCTGAATAATATTGCTAGCAGTGTTTTGGTAGGTCCAGAGCAGTTACCTCAACTACATGGCTTACTGGTAGAGGCTTGCCAAATTCTGGATCTAGAAGTTCCCCAATTATACGTCCGCCAGCATCCCGTTCCCAATGCCTACACTTTGGCAATGCGGGGTAAACAACCGTTTATCGTCCTGCATACCTCTTTAATCGATCTACTGACCTTAGAAGAAGTTCAAGCTGTCATTGCTCACGAGTTAGGACACCTCAAGTGCGAACATGG
Proteins encoded in this window:
- a CDS encoding tetratricopeptide repeat protein, coding for MTDPVTSLFDQAVERYQQGESPDLLVPVFQEICQKAPKNSPAWTCLAWLYLLNNQPTLAVKAAQKAVKLNPTDAQSRVNLALALLETKASGVREHIEFADKLIMIDEETKQEIQNNIADGFKRKPDWSALQKVKDWLF